Proteins from a single region of Primulina tabacum isolate GXHZ01 chromosome 5, ASM2559414v2, whole genome shotgun sequence:
- the LOC142544766 gene encoding LOW QUALITY PROTEIN: zinc-finger homeodomain protein 1-like (The sequence of the model RefSeq protein was modified relative to this genomic sequence to represent the inferred CDS: deleted 1 base in 1 codon): MEYEDQVDEHEEEIGLPPSPLDAASPPRRKPRYKECLKNHAVGIGGKAVDGCGEFIAAGAEGTLDALKCAACNCHRNFHRKETDTFSHHHHHHHHHQQQQQLLLTHHPHAHFSYKTPTGYLHVAPPHQAVAPLALPSSSGGGGGGSRDEMEDYYYSNPSGGSAKKRFRTKFTQDQKDKMLDCAERLGWRIQKQDEETVQQICNEVGIKRHVFKVWMHNNKNTLGKKI; the protein is encoded by the exons ATGGAATATGAGGATCAAGTAGACGAACACGAAGAAGAGATTGGGTTGCCGCCCAGCCCACTGGACGCCGCTTCTCCGCCACGCCGGAAGCCCAGATACAAGGAATGTTTGAAAAACCATGCGGTGGGCATT GGTGGCAAGGCAGTGGACGGCTGCGGTGAGTTTATAGCGGCCGGGGCTGAGGGCACCCTAGACGCCCTCAAATGCGCAGCCTGCAACTGCCACCGCAACTTTCACCGTAAGGAAACCGATACTTTCAGCCATCACcatcaccaccaccaccaccatcaACAACAACAGCAACTACTCTTAACCCACCACCCACACGCCCATTTCAGTTACAAAACCCCCACAGGCTACCTCCATGTCGCACCACCACACCAAGCGGTGGCTCCGCTGGCTCTTCCTTCCAGCTCCGGCGGCGGCGGAGGCGGGTCCAGAGATGAAATGGAAGACTACTACTATTCAAACCCTAGTGGCGGCTCCGCCAAGAAAAGGTTCAGAACGAAGTTTACACAAGACCAGAAGGATAAAATGCTGGATTGTGCAGAGCGTTTAGGGTGGAGAATTCAGAAGCAAGATGAAGAAACGGTGCAGCAGATCTGCAATGAAGTTGGAATCAAGAGGCACGTGTTCAAAGTGTGGATGCATAACAACAAGAACACCCTTGgtaagaaaatttaa